Sequence from the Ziziphus jujuba cultivar Dongzao chromosome 9, ASM3175591v1 genome:
aaaattaaaaatgaaaagaaatgcTTGGCGATGGATGGTCCCCACctgatataatattatttttattcgaaTTACGAAAATACCCCCGAACCCCTTAATAATGGGTTATACTGTTCTCGTGGACGACGTTACCCTTTTGTGAGTCGTGACTCGGACTGGATGACGACGTTGATGACGGATGGATAAGAATGAATTTGGAGTAGGACTCAGGCGTCATTAATGGATTAAAGTTGTGGTTTAGCGTCATTTCGGTGATTATGGATGCCTTTTTAGTTTTACTAATTGTCGCGTGCAGTTGATACGGTTCGGTTCGGTCCAATCACTTGAATGCGGATCTGGGTAGCAAACCCGTATGTTATGAAGAATTAGATTCCCCCATCGAAGTATAACCAAAAATTTGTGTTTTTGCAGTCAACAGGTGACACGTGTGAGTCAAAAGCTGGTTTTGGAATATACAGATAAATTTAGGAACATTTTTAAAGAAGCAGATAATTCACAGCGTTTTTATGGAATAAACATTAAAACaaagataccttttttatttttagaatttatttgaataaaaatatttttagaattctAGAAGATGAAGGATGCAGATCAACTTTTCTATGAACACCATCCCGCTAAAACTGATTAACTAAAATATGACTTTCGgtgattcaccaaaaaaaaatgtgaCTCTAGATGCGATTTAAAAGCCCAGAAGGATGGGATCAGGGATTCTTCATCTTGGGCTTAATCTTGGCTTGGGCTGGGTCTTTGAGGAACAAATGGTTGTTTGATATCCAAGAAACATAAACTGAAGAACTGAAAGTTTTgtgatatgtttttttcttttttctttttttggtaaaagagatctttgtaatatatatatatatatatatatatattgggtaaATAGATCTTTGTAATATGGTTAGTCTTAGAGACATCatataatatgaataaatattgcTAACATCAAGTTCATTTGAAGATGGctgctagttttcattttttttttaccgtgGATATTTTCATGGTCCAGATGACCAGCAAGGGCAATACCTGGGCtgaactatttaattttttaatatttccgtTATaagctatttttttaattgttatttttattcaatcagtttaaatttataatttatgtagAATTATTATGACTTACAATTGAAAATATGTCTTAACTTGCATggagaaaattttgataatgcTTGTTGAAAAAACTTTCTAAATCCGCCACCAAGTACAGGTGAGGAATAAAAACATTTCAAAGATTTGGTCTCTTCCAACAATAGTACTATCCCACCAAGTAACTGTCAAATTATGTTAGGATGAATACAGCATATAACCATAAAAAGCACACCAAAATGCTAAAAGTTTACTCTTTTATCATAGTGAACAAAAACTCAACAggatatttacatatatacattattattttggataagCATAAGTTTTAGTAATCCACACCATTACTTGAAAATTTTACCTTAAAATTCCTCAAGTACATACTAACATTGATCCAGTAAATCCAATCAAAATCTTTACACTATGGCTCCACAATAATTTTTCCTGTAGCATGACCATCAATACTCTTAGCCCATGCATCTTCTGCCTTGCTTAGGGGATATTTTGAGTCAATAATTGTTTTGAGTTTTCCTTCTTTCACCAACTTAACAAGAAAATCCAGGTTCTCACCCTTGGGATTTAGGATTACTGGCACCATCAGCTTCTTTGAAAAGGTAAGCTTTTTGAAAGCATAAGTTATCAGAGAACTAGGGCTAGGAGTGATATCTATTACCTTCCCATTCTCGCTCAAATTAGGCTCAAAAGTAGACCAAGGAATACCTGTTGCACAGTGGATTACTGCATCATATTTCCGTCCTGAGGGGCTATTCAGGGCAGCCCCATCTGGAGTCTTGTAGTCTAGAACTTCATCAGCACCTAAACTCTTAACAAGTTGGATGTTTCGAGCCCCACAAGTGGCTGTAACATGTACATTTCCAAGTTTTGCTAGTTGAACTGCATAATGACCCACACCTCCAGAGGCAGCAGTAACCAGAACATTTGCTTGCTTGCCAGTTCCATCTAGCTTGATCCCAGCAGATTGGGTGAGGGCCTGGTGAGCAGTTAGACCCGCTACAGGTAACCCCGCACCATCGGCTGCTGAAACTTCAGGTGGCCTTGCAACAGTCACTTTCTCCCCGGCCACTGCAAATTCAGCTAGTGCACCTCCAATCTATTTGTTCATTTACAAAATTCAACAACCGCAGGATGtcatatatacattgaaaatgaTGTGTATCATCAATTGATACATGAAATAAAGTGTCGACAAAATACTAGCATAGTTCAAAGATATTACAACAGAATGCGGATTGTCTCATAGTTCATATAATCCCCCTTCCCCCACCTACCCAAGGCAAACCAAACAACCTCAAAGGAGTACATAATTAAGCTGTCTAAAAGTCCAATACATATGAAGCATTCAACAATTCTATGTCTACATATTCAATTACAAGCCACGCAAATCCCAAACTTCTGCAATGGCCTCTTGAAAATTGGCAGAGGAAGCAGCAAATAAACTTACTACATTTTCCCCTGATAAGCAAAAAACTTGCACAAGTTTAATAAGTGATTGCACCATGTTCATTTTATTAGAGCCGCAAAATACGGGCACAAGTTTTCCATGGCTGTCAATTCATATTCTTATTTTGCATtgtggaacataaaacatacTACCCAAAAACACTccataaaaaaattgacattcTGCAAGTAAATTAATACTAATCATTCAGATGTTTTAGTTTTAAGGTCATGGTTCCTGAACAGTGAAGACTGAATTACAAGTGACG
This genomic interval carries:
- the LOC107426662 gene encoding chloroplast envelope quinone oxidoreductase homolog: MVWLLHVLVPESQLRLQVELEKVIELGVWIMAEKLMHAVQYSGYGGGPSGLKHVEVPIPNLNNDDILLKVEAASLNPFDWKVQKGMLRPLLPRKFPQIPGNDVAGEIVKVGEAIKNFKPGDKVVAMINPAIGGALAEFAVAGEKVTVARPPEVSAADGAGLPVAGLTAHQALTQSAGIKLDGTGKQANVLVTAASGGVGHYAVQLAKLGNVHVTATCGARNIQLVKSLGADEVLDYKTPDGAALNSPSGRKYDAVIHCATGIPWSTFEPNLSENGKVIDITPSPSSLITYAFKKLTFSKKLMVPVILNPKGENLDFLVKLVKEGKLKTIIDSKYPLSKAEDAWAKSIDGHATGKIIVEP